GAAGACTTTGTGTCTGAAGTTTACTTTTGGAGCGGCAATTGAACTTCAAAGCGGCCCCCATCTCCCTGGAGCGAACCGCAGTGTGCTGCTGAGAGCGGGGAGGGGGATCTGCTTCATCTCCACTTCACTCTGAATAACTTTCACTGCTCCTATTAAGTTTACACCAGCATTGACACAGGCTGAAGCCACTGATACCTTGTTGTCCAGCTCACCGTGCGTATCCTCTGTTGTCTCGATTATTTATTCAACCTTTTGTCCTTTACTGTATGCTTTAcccatgaaatatttaaaggcCTTGAAAATTAATTTCTCATCCAGTTTTAGCTATTTCACATTACAGATTTCTGTAATTGTAATTTACCTGCCAAGATATGTGTTTACGTTTCAAACCAACTGTTTGTGAAATGAGTCTTATATGTTTTCAGAACCCCTAAGCTCATTTTTTCTCACAGAAAAAGGCCTGGTCATCGAGCGAACAGCACCTGTCAGTCGGGGAAATGTTCTCAAGTTTTGGCACCAATGGTCAGCAGAGTGAGTAAATACAGTTATTACCACAAGTTTAGCTCAGACCCCAGCcttcatttggattttttttcgtAACCTTTATCTTTCACATAAAAATTTGAATACACACAATCTGATGTGGACAGgatataaaatgaaaaggttgcACGGCCTTTGAGGCGAGTGTGCAGGCGGAGTTCAGTTCCTAAGTTTACAGCCGGGGGCTGTTTGTGTCATTTACTCAGAAGCTGTGGTAACATTTTGTCAATGAGACCCggagaaaaaaagttacagtagaagagtaaaacatttccgaTACATCAGCcaatatataaacaaacaacaaattcccaagatgtcgttatcaGACCCTTTACGACATTGAGGCTtggtattttacagtttaaccataaacttcattATGAATAActgattaataaaaaagaaaaatatatagaacatgTGTCATTTGaattaggaaaataaaatagGATCTTTTTGGCTGATACTGACGTCTGAAAGGTTCATTTTGGCTGATATTATTGGTCAACTGTTATATATGAGTCAGGCTCTACTGTAGATATCGTCTCAACAATGACTGAAGGAAAACCATCCAGAAAATACAAAGGTTTTACTGGCACAGCGGTTGGAAAGTTCTGAGGTCGGATGCTTCTGATAAGCAAACTGATAAAGCAGGCGTTCATGTTTGAATGCTAAAAATACTGTCTTAATCAAATGCATGAATATCCACAAATGATCTTGACATTAACTAAATTAATGTTTGACCACAGAGCGGTTCAGCGAGTTGCAGGTGAACCCTGTGAAAAGCCACCAGCAGTATGCCAGGGTCAAGCTACAGAGCTTATCAAAGCACCGTACTACCCCGTTATCAGTGGAAATTACATTCAGATTCAGCCCACAGTATCTTAAATGGTCCCTATATGAAGCAGGCAGACCCATTACACATGCCTGGAGACTCCTCGACCAGCCAAGATTATCTGGAGAGCCCCAGCAGTGAGCCCAGTCTCAATCTAATAAAGATGATcaaaatgaagggaaaaaaatgaaaggtctAATTGGTGGGAACTGCCACTGGTCACGTCGCAGAGGATGCAGCAGTGATTCCTGAGTGACTATAATCTAAAAATGACTTCCCCAGCTGCTAGATAACAGCTAACCCTCGCTCCCAGTGATGTTTTTCTCCAAACTCTGCAGACATTTTGGCTACGCTAACAAACACTGATTTTGATGCTaatggggaaaaacaactttatcAGAGGGTGTGTCTATCATAACCAGGCCTGCATCAACGTCACGCTCTCACACTATCAGTGACTTTACAATAAATCTAAAGCACGAAAACAGAGATTGAGGTTGATAACAGCACGGCAAAGATAATTCCTCCTGAAAACTCCCATTTAACTAACCCCTTTAACCCTTTAGCTTTgttatatttcaataaataaataagcagacTACTACATACACCGGTCACAAGTAAATATATAACTTATTAGTTTTACCTGTGTGGTAGGTTCAAATATATAATCAAAAGTATTTAAAGGCTACAGTAATGGAATCacttaaatatttaattaattaattaaatatttagatttaatcgtttttatttgtaattattacACACACTATGTGTGCAGGTGTTTTGTTGTACAAAATGTAGTAGGTTCTTTTCTATAatccaaaaatacatttcaaagatCAACTAAATCTACTgtgagtagtagtagtagtagtagtagtattagatgtagaagtagtagtagacTCAAAACTTACAGTACACTGGAATGGTGTAAAGAAAATATCTCTTTGaattaatattcaaaaatgGAATGTTAGattaaatgcaaatattgaAACGATTCATTGAATGATTAAACTTAATTAAGTCATATGCTGCTTAAGGTGATAAAATCTGTACCAAGAATTGAACCTTGTATTACAGGAGTTAAATGTAATAAGTCAGGATCATTGAAACAGATCATGATCCATTTAAagccttggggggggggaaaacatTTACTTACACGATATGCTGCAAATATCTTCtagaataaatatttgttttacacGTCAGTGAGAACAGCTCAGTTAAACCAAACCTTGTCTGTAAATGTTCAAACATTAATCTTGTCTGCTCTAAACAGAGAAAAGTGTGGCTTCGGTAAAAGTGGTTGATCTGTCTGTTTCTTCTAACACAATGTTTGTCAGTTGTTTAAAAGGAGTATCAAGTGATTCTGGAGAATAATTGTCCATATTTGAACAAATGCATCTTTCTCTTCATTACTTATCTAAGACAAACTCTAAGCCAAGGAGTGACTTAGCCTGTGTATTAGTAATGTTATTACAAGTAACTTGGCATGACTATCTCTGATTGTACTGTGTACTGTGGTGTAATTCCACAGCAGAGCACAGAGGCGGGGGTCTGTCATAGCAAGTAAAACACTTCGATACCAAGTTGGCAAAGTTATATATGTTTCCTTATTATCACAGCGTAGTTTCGTTCCTCGTGGCCGAGGACGTGAAAGAAGGGGAGTGGCCGGCAGGAGCAGAGGACAAGGCGCAGAGGTTGGAGTGAAACTGTTTAAGccctaaatattttttgtatgcACTTCTCACTGCAATATTATAAGGTCATGAAACAACCACATCCATTTATTTGGgggttgtttggttgttgtttgtaatttttgaaTGATTATCAAAAACTCACCTGGAGTGAAGGCTCTGTGAAACTGATAGATGTCTTCTCCCCTCAACTCTTCAGCAATTTGGCCAATTTTCTGCCTGACTCCATCCAGTTTTACCTCCGCTTCATTCAGAATTTCCTCTGCATTTGGTACACTTCCAGTcaagaaaaaacccacagagTAAAGGTTAGAAATATGAGGCCTACAAGATACAAGTTACTTTAAAATTCTCTCTAAAACATAGATAACATTGTGTCTCTAATGGTTTTGGACAGTCAGTGTAtactaacacaaacaaatgtctccAGAAACTGGAAACCAATGCATAACGGTCTGAATTGATGATATATCCAGATGACACTTATGGGGCTGGTGCAGTAACTCTGAATCAACAGCATCAtacatgtcattttaatttagtttctaCAAGTTGCTTTCCATTATGCCAATTTCAAAATTAACATAGATTGACCCAAAAGTGGAAGATCTATACATTCTAtacatgttattttaaaatgctgaagATTATATAAACATGGAAATCAAAGAAATGAGCAGCATTCTCTCACTGAATCTGAATGAAGtaaaaagataaacaacaacatctgaGTTCaactgcatgtacagtatttccacaGTAGTACATACCTGGTCACTCTGTGCAGAAGAAAAATGGTCCTCTTGCTCTCAATGGTAACGTCTCGAGAGATCTTGACCAGGCGCTCATATTTGTCATGTTTGGTGTCAAGCTCCTGCTGGAAAACTTAAAAACCGGAATGAAGGTTTAGTTGGAGATACATTTCTTACTAAAACACtaaaacaaactgcagcagccacGCAGGTGGGACATAAACGCTGACGATCCATTTACCTTTGAAAGCAGCAATAACAGGCGTGGGCGGTTTATCACCGGCATCACGGTCCTGCGCAGCATCGGCCTTTTTCCGAGGACATCCGTCACCTGACAAGGTGACAGAGGAGGTCAGGTGACGCTGAAGTTTGCATTTCAATAAGTTGTTGTCCCAATTGCGTTTGGACAGGACAGGGGTCTGTGGAGGGGACAGTACAGCAGTACTGTCTCTCTTAAGTCCAGTACTGCTGAATGACTGGGAAAGCTTTGGAAGACACAGCCTGAAGatgaaacaattagtcaatcaacataaaaaaaactaatctgcAACAGACTGTGGTCAGTTTGAAGTCAAGATAAAACCcattcattaatattttcatcCAGGATTTCTTAGTTGTTCTTTCGTTTTGTCTGACTGCACACTGCCAGCACTTGGGTTTTGGACTGCTGGTCAGACATATATCGAGCAATATGAAGACGGAGCTTGGGCTTTGGGGAAAGCTGCAGAGCAAAGGACCACATCGAATTAATAAACCTGAGTTACAGTTTGGAGGCAAAAGGCATCGATCGTTGCTCCCTACAGTTCGACCACAGCAGCTAGCATGCTGCAGGTTTTAACATTTGTATTGTTAGCTAACTAGTTGATAGCTGAGCTCGCGAGTTATCCCAGCAACCGACAACAATCCTCGTGTGAAAAACCGTTTCGCTCGGCGTGAAAAGATGAACTTACCTCCCCGAGTGTTCATGCCGTCGGTCTTGCACGTTCTTCttttaagaatattttttgCTTACGTCTTCGCTTGTTTCAGCCACTGGCGTCTCTGTGAGCACGACAGAGTCCCTCGCACTTTGTCGGGGTTTCTCCGGGTCAAAAAATAACACAGCTCCGCTTTCTCAGAAGAGAAACCCTCCCCGGGAAACGGAGAACGGACCGTCCGAAGACCAAACGTCCGTCGTTCAGAACGGacagtggatttttttaatgtaggtGTTTAGTTCTCATGCGGACCGAATTCACCGCGGCGCTGTTTAAACGCGTCACAGAAAggcagtgcatgctgggagatgTAGTCGCGCAGCAGAACGTGGCGTTTGTTTTCACCCCATTTCCCCCAATTTACTGAAGTCATgcatgttattctttttttaaacccagaTACGAACCATTCAAATTACAGTCATAATTTTGTAGTTGATGTTTTCCATGAAGCATTCAGTGGGGCGCGCGGCTGATCGATGCAGATGCTGTACCTAATTATAAGCATTTTGCTGAGTTTGACTCGGGCACGCGCTTGCGgccaaaaaaaagctttatgtTTCCATTTGTGAGCCAGGATCGTGCAAACCGGTCATCTCCGGACTGTCGTCCGTGCACTGTGTCATCTGTTGCTATTAAAGTATGTTTCATCTAACCTTTCTTGATCAGATTACTCGCTTCTCTCCAGTAACCCCTCCTCCAGGGACTCATGCAGACTGTGTACGTGCCACACGACCGGTGCCAACTTGAGCTTGCACTTTGCCTCTGCACGGCCACACTCACACGTTCACAAAGGCGTTTAATTCACTGGTGTGTCGAGAGATGTGCCCCAGCATATGATGACATAtttatctgagcatatagtttATGTTTCACAAAATCCAATCAAAACGTGTTACAATATGCATCCCACCTCAACTGCATTCACAAGCTTCACAAAACGGCCAATAACTTACAAATCGGTCTACAAAAATAGCGGCAAAATGTTTACACAAAACGctattttttgttgtgtgaaTGGAATTTCACATATGCGAGTCTGGAATGAGGACATCACACTCGTTGACGTTGAATGGTGATGCCTTCAGGTGCTCCCTTTAAGATTCTACATCGTGGTGTTCGAAAtgccgttttttttgtttaaatgcctCTGTCTCGGGAATAATAATGGTAACAACACAATCGCtgaaataaagctttttttacACGCAGATCAAGGTGCAGGTGGAAAATGTGCATCATACATGCCAGAGATACTCTCaactaaaaatgtgtttcattatttcatttgcaCAACCGTCTTGGTGAAGTATTTCAGATATACCTATGGGTGTACACACAACCTGAACAATGAAAGTCTCAAAGAGAAgtctcaaaataaaagtacttaaaatgcaaaacacataaTTTAATggtaaatttatattttatgaatgttattttatattaaaggaAAAGTATGGATGCAAATGGTGGGCCTActtccatatatatatttatcctgttgaatatttttaatcTAAAGCAATGAACCAGAATGCATAGCTTGCTTTGGTTAAGCACAAATACCTAAAAGctataaattaatatatactgtagatgctGTACTTTTTCTACCACTGCCTGTAAATCAGTGAGCATGATTATTGAGAGTAATCACTGTGGCTGTGTGACTGAGGCCGACGGGTGCAGTCAAGCTGACATTTATTACTGTCTTATTGATTAACCAGTGGCGCACACATACTCACGACACACACTCCATGTTGCCCTGACATGACATAGATTAACAACTTCCACGTGCTTCGTGCTATTTCAGAAGGATCATCTGTCCCACGTTCAGCGAATGCAGCgccgggggggaggggggaggggggggggggtgcttgtGGTCTGACGTCAGAGTGGGCTGGGCCACAGATAGGCTGAGCACACACCGAGCGGCGCCATGCACAGCGCTCACACTAACCGCTAGCCAGCCGAAATGCCTCCCGAAGACCTTGATTTAGCCCGAAATGTTGAGTCCAGGGCGCACGCTGTCGTATGATTCCACCGAAACAAGATGGAAGATAGATTAATTGTGTTGAAATGGCGCGGCTATGAGTCTTACTTTTCCGTTTCGCTCGGTGTAGCGTGGCAGAGGCAGTGGATCCCCTCCAAAGTTGTCGGTTAGCAGGGCGCGTGTGAAGGATCGGAATTAAAGGCGCAGTGCTCCCGTCGCAGCCCGCAAacatggagaagcagcagagcgACTTGGAACGAGACAGGCAGTACTGTGAACTTTGTGGGAAAATGGAGAACCTGCTCAAGTGCGGTAGGTGCCGGAGCTCCTTCTACTGCAGCAGGGAGCACCAGAAACAGCACTGGAAGAAGCACAAGCTCATTTGCAAGGAGGCGGACAAGGCGCAGCCTCCCAGCCACAAGCCCGAGCAGGCTCCGTCGTCGGGGGACGACAGGGCGCCGGAGAAATGCCGGGGGAAGAAAAGTCCCGAGCGGGAGGACAGCGAGTCTCCGCCGCAGGGCACGAACACAGAAGCGCCGGGGGTCGGCGACCGGCCGGGGGAGGACGGTCCGAACGACACCGCCACGCCGAACGGACAGAGCAGCTCGTCCCCTCAGAAACTGGCCACGGAGTACATCGTGCCGTGCATGAACAAGCACGGCATCTGCGTGGTGGACAACTTTTTGGGCACAGACACCGGGCTGGGCATCCTGGACAATGTCAAGGCCCTGCACAACACGGGCAGGTTCACCGACGGGCAGCTGGTGAGCCAGAAGAGCGACTCCACTAAAGA
The sequence above is a segment of the Scophthalmus maximus strain ysfricsl-2021 chromosome 10, ASM2237912v1, whole genome shotgun sequence genome. Coding sequences within it:
- the egln1a gene encoding egl nine homolog 1 isoform X2, producing MEKQQSDLERDRQYCELCGKMENLLKCGRCRSSFYCSREHQKQHWKKHKLICKEADKAQPPSHKPEQAPSSGDDRAPEKCRGKKSPEREDSESPPQGTNTEAPGVGDRPGEDGPNDTATPNGQSSSSPQKLATEYIVPCMNKHGICVVDNFLGTDTGLGILDNVKALHNTGRFTDGQLVSQKSDSTKDIRGDKITWIEGREAGCEKIRFLMGRMDDLVRHCNGKLGNYTINGRTKEHGGLLRIFPEGKAQFADIEPKFDRLLLFWSDRRNPHEVQPAFVTRYAITVWYFDADERARAKEKYLTGAGEKGVKVELGKPSDPS
- the egln1a gene encoding egl nine homolog 1 isoform X1, producing the protein MEKQQSDLERDRQYCELCGKMENLLKCGRCRSSFYCSREHQKQHWKKHKLICKEADKAQPPSHKPEQAPSSGDDRAPEKCRGKKSPEREDSESPPQGTNTEAPGVGDRPGEDGPNDTATPNGQSSSSPQKLATEYIVPCMNKHGICVVDNFLGTDTGLGILDNVKALHNTGRFTDGQLVSQKSDSTKDIRGDKITWIEGREAGCEKIRFLMGRMDDLVRHCNGKLGNYTINGRTKAMVACYPGNGTGYVRHVDNPNGDGRCVTCIYYLNKDWNAKEHGGLLRIFPEGKAQFADIEPKFDRLLLFWSDRRNPHEVQPAFVTRYAITVWYFDADERARAKEKYLTGAGEKGVKVELGKPSDPS